A single region of the Marinobacter salinisoli genome encodes:
- a CDS encoding DUF2750 domain-containing protein codes for MPYKMNDKQFEAVLALDSSERFDHFISKVADWEQMWSVKSEEGWLVPVAPEDFEYFPLWPHPEYAQSITDENFPGHTAVEISLEELLEHWLPLFESESVKVAIFPNREWTFWCIEPKDLKEELLNEMAKYE; via the coding sequence ATGCCATACAAGATGAATGACAAGCAATTTGAGGCTGTTCTGGCACTGGATAGCTCAGAGAGATTTGATCATTTCATTAGCAAGGTCGCTGATTGGGAGCAAATGTGGAGTGTAAAAAGTGAAGAGGGCTGGTTGGTTCCAGTTGCTCCCGAGGATTTTGAATACTTCCCCCTCTGGCCGCACCCCGAATACGCTCAAAGCATTACTGACGAGAATTTTCCAGGCCACACTGCCGTCGAGATTAGCCTCGAAGAATTGCTAGAGCATTGGCTCCCACTGTTCGAAAGCGAGAGCGTGAAAGTGGCCATTTTCCCAAATAGAGAATGGACGTTTTGGTGTATTGAGCCAAAAGATCTAAAAGAAGAATTGCTCAATGAAATGGCAAAGTACGAATAA
- a CDS encoding DUF1643 domain-containing protein produces MKNTAKLSECRKYRFALWRTWDDSKPYVMFVGLNPSTADETTDDPTLIRCINYAKSWGFGGVCMANIFAYRATEPSDMKAAADPVGSENNEWLQRLSNDAGMVVAAWGNDGSFLGRSKQVKELLPNLHCLKLNKSGEPAHPLYQKADIDPVPMSI; encoded by the coding sequence TTGAAAAATACAGCAAAATTGTCTGAATGTAGAAAATATCGTTTTGCTTTATGGCGTACATGGGATGATTCAAAACCTTATGTAATGTTTGTGGGGTTAAACCCATCTACAGCGGATGAAACAACAGATGACCCAACGTTAATTCGTTGTATTAATTATGCTAAATCATGGGGTTTTGGTGGTGTTTGCATGGCAAATATTTTTGCTTATCGTGCAACTGAGCCAAGCGATATGAAAGCTGCCGCAGACCCTGTAGGTTCCGAAAATAATGAATGGCTACAAAGGTTATCAAATGATGCTGGTATGGTAGTAGCTGCATGGGGAAATGATGGATCATTTCTAGGTCGCTCTAAACAAGTAAAAGAGCTTCTACCGAACTTGCACTGTTTAAAACTAAATAAATCAGGTGAGCCAGCACACCCTCTGTATCAAAAAGCAGATATAGATCCAGTGCCAATGAGCATTTAA
- a CDS encoding Imm26 family immunity protein: MSRIIVKPGNVYSVPLGDGSYCYAQALESPEFAFFDVATKTELSVQEAISYPLMFRIWVHKSALKTWKSLGKAPVSDSLSKQVLRFKQDALTGKLNIYINGQETPATLEQVQGLECAAVWEGSHILSRISDHLAGRENKWVASMQPRLRG; the protein is encoded by the coding sequence ATGAGCAGAATAATCGTAAAGCCGGGCAATGTTTACTCTGTACCACTAGGAGATGGTAGTTACTGCTACGCTCAGGCTCTGGAATCGCCGGAGTTTGCATTCTTTGATGTGGCAACGAAAACTGAACTGTCGGTCCAAGAGGCTATTTCGTATCCGTTGATGTTCCGAATTTGGGTTCATAAATCTGCATTAAAAACGTGGAAAAGCCTAGGTAAAGCGCCAGTGAGTGATTCGCTTAGCAAGCAGGTGCTAAGGTTTAAGCAAGACGCGCTGACCGGGAAGTTGAATATCTACATAAATGGTCAAGAAACCCCCGCAACTCTGGAACAAGTGCAAGGTCTTGAATGCGCGGCAGTTTGGGAGGGGTCGCATATATTGAGTCGCATCAGCGATCATTTGGCGGGTCGAGAGAATAAGTGGGTTGCCTCGATGCAGCCGAGGCTGCGGGGTTAA
- a CDS encoding Rap1a/Tai family immunity protein produces the protein MYKLFSPIIAVALAATSPVALAEYFTSNHLLGACQNTLDVFSGKSPSGPQNYSPQYCVGVIDSVVNTNVLSVMTGNKPLMCVPDVDRATKIGHVVRYLRKNGPTSDPVTAVVFALSEAYPCKRG, from the coding sequence ATGTACAAGCTATTTAGTCCAATAATCGCGGTCGCTCTTGCCGCCACTTCACCGGTAGCTTTGGCAGAATATTTCACCAGCAATCATTTACTCGGTGCATGTCAAAACACCTTGGATGTTTTTTCAGGTAAATCACCTTCGGGCCCTCAGAACTATAGTCCTCAATATTGCGTCGGCGTTATTGATAGCGTGGTGAACACGAATGTGCTCTCCGTCATGACAGGAAACAAACCACTGATGTGCGTCCCCGATGTTGATCGGGCGACAAAGATTGGCCACGTAGTCAGATACCTCAGAAAAAATGGTCCCACTTCAGATCCCGTAACTGCAGTTGTTTTCGCCTTGTCAGAGGCTTATCCATGCAAGAGGGGCTAA
- a CDS encoding DUF6714 family protein gives MAPDYDPEVDEISPHYLEKYFWGIAHLDAVSWRYYLPYLLGYSIQNISNPESSAIDAFLSNLRPPNRQPPRFSSLSEKEEKAVVWVLDKLAFSNDSAWQEQAMVALEEYWAPGALYR, from the coding sequence GTGGCGCCTGACTACGACCCAGAAGTTGACGAAATCTCACCACATTATCTGGAAAAATATTTCTGGGGTATTGCACATCTCGACGCGGTCTCTTGGCGGTATTACCTGCCTTATCTATTAGGTTATTCAATTCAAAACATTAGCAACCCAGAATCTAGCGCTATAGATGCATTCCTATCCAACTTAAGACCCCCAAATCGTCAGCCACCTCGGTTCAGCTCATTATCTGAAAAAGAAGAAAAAGCAGTTGTTTGGGTGCTCGATAAGCTAGCTTTTTCGAACGACTCTGCATGGCAGGAACAAGCTATGGTGGCTCTGGAAGAGTATTGGGCACCAGGAGCCTTGTACCGGTGA
- a CDS encoding DUF1214 domain-containing protein: MKLTALTKPIYTVLSILLFISVVGPGWSQETDKVNGVTIKPGYPLPQDVETLTGNLLLSRGVELYLWGLPINQSYAGRDALLEASGGDMLDVTYFGGYSGHDVKLSTFNNETVYAAVHMELYDGPVVYEQPAMDEKGYLFGSIIDVWQVALTDLGIPEVTPDQGKGGKYLILPPGYSGAVPEGYLPIHSPSFQVRLGLRSVMLGEGSIDDAIARVKRVKVYPLSNPQRQQNYFDLLEKSVGGEVDKGIGAFRLMHDYINKEPIQEKDKYPIGMLRSLGIEKGQPFPTDPKTLDLLQQAADIGWMTAKYNMTQSWPPSVLEGWKALGLAETWDPDFTTDDYIQVDERAAYFGLAIWPPQNMGSSTYYAITFSDTEDRPLEPGKSYKLHLPPNVPAKSFWSVILYDAETASMIENPQKKYAISSLNQKLQQNEDGSVDVFFGPEAPEGHESNWIPTTENDFFVGFRIYGPDLERLGKAWTAERPVRISGK; encoded by the coding sequence ATGAAACTCACAGCACTCACAAAACCAATCTACACAGTTCTATCCATACTACTGTTCATTTCAGTGGTTGGACCAGGGTGGTCGCAAGAGACCGATAAGGTAAATGGGGTCACCATCAAGCCCGGATATCCTCTCCCGCAGGATGTCGAAACACTCACAGGCAACCTTCTGCTCAGTCGTGGCGTCGAGCTTTACTTGTGGGGTCTGCCGATTAATCAGTCGTATGCAGGTCGCGATGCCCTCCTCGAGGCTTCGGGCGGCGACATGCTGGATGTTACTTATTTCGGCGGCTATTCCGGTCACGATGTCAAGCTGTCGACCTTCAATAACGAAACGGTGTACGCCGCGGTTCACATGGAGTTGTACGATGGTCCCGTTGTTTACGAGCAACCCGCAATGGACGAAAAAGGGTACCTTTTCGGATCTATTATTGATGTCTGGCAGGTTGCCTTGACGGATCTTGGCATTCCTGAAGTTACGCCGGATCAGGGCAAGGGTGGAAAGTACCTGATTCTCCCTCCGGGTTATTCGGGGGCGGTGCCCGAGGGCTATCTACCCATTCATTCCCCTTCGTTCCAGGTGCGCCTGGGGTTGCGTTCCGTGATGCTGGGAGAAGGCTCTATCGACGACGCAATTGCTCGGGTTAAACGGGTCAAGGTTTATCCGCTATCCAATCCCCAGCGGCAGCAGAATTACTTCGATTTACTGGAGAAGTCAGTGGGCGGCGAAGTCGATAAGGGTATTGGCGCATTCCGGCTGATGCATGACTACATCAACAAAGAACCCATTCAGGAAAAAGACAAGTATCCGATCGGCATGCTTCGGTCGCTGGGAATTGAGAAAGGCCAGCCTTTCCCTACGGACCCTAAAACTCTGGATCTGTTACAGCAAGCTGCAGATATAGGTTGGATGACCGCCAAGTACAACATGACACAGTCATGGCCGCCTAGTGTGCTTGAAGGCTGGAAGGCGCTAGGACTGGCTGAGACGTGGGACCCGGATTTCACGACGGACGACTACATTCAGGTCGATGAGCGGGCCGCTTATTTCGGTCTGGCAATCTGGCCGCCTCAGAACATGGGGAGCTCTACCTACTACGCCATCACATTCTCCGATACAGAGGACAGGCCGTTGGAGCCCGGGAAGAGCTACAAACTGCACCTTCCGCCCAACGTACCCGCCAAGAGCTTTTGGTCCGTGATTCTCTATGACGCTGAGACCGCATCCATGATCGAAAATCCCCAAAAGAAATACGCAATCAGTTCCCTGAACCAGAAGCTGCAGCAAAATGAAGACGGGTCTGTCGACGTGTTTTTCGGGCCGGAAGCACCGGAGGGCCACGAAAGCAACTGGATCCCAACAACCGAGAATGATTTCTTCGTGGGTTTCAGAATCTATGGGCCAGATCTCGAACGATTAGGGAAAGCTTGGACAGCAGAACGCCCAGTGAGAATCTCGGGCAAGTAG
- a CDS encoding DUF1214 domain-containing protein, with the protein MKIKTACLVAAIAFLGLAGCKEEAEAKDIAPSAEKYGVSNIEFVSGMPTPESSKRIFDTMDYYSGVMVYLWSLPAVGLQGWENANIDMGANPELDGQISLYTGYDGAGGILTPNTAVTYLISFVNTETQGPAVWEIPPGKTAGYVGDFWQRPVLDVGVAGKDRGKGIKLLIVGPDQEVPEHDDSYTVVRSPTNVVWLGTRNMEPFGPGHDKVTAGFDSYPFNKPELAGRKKLSKPKDAFNLYQPHGMEFWKNLNTIIQREKMLDRDQFFYGMLKNLGIEKGKPFNPSPEQQELLIEAERVGYMMSINNTFQKRFEGSRYYDDKRWFTIIVMSPDQVDETHGQMFERASYFHEALGSTYAMKVTEPGPGSAYLGQYESPEGGGFDGAKTYKLVVPADVPADQFWAMTVYNSHSRTLIRNEKKQAEINSALHELTVNDDGSTTIYIGPAAPEGFENNWIQTKEGQTWFSYFRFYGPSMPYFDKSWQLNDIELVE; encoded by the coding sequence ATGAAAATTAAAACCGCTTGCCTTGTGGCCGCAATAGCCTTTCTCGGACTTGCAGGCTGTAAGGAGGAAGCTGAGGCAAAAGACATCGCGCCATCTGCCGAAAAATATGGCGTCAGTAATATTGAGTTTGTCAGTGGTATGCCGACGCCTGAATCATCCAAGCGCATTTTTGACACAATGGATTATTACAGTGGGGTTATGGTGTACCTGTGGTCCTTGCCAGCAGTTGGCTTACAGGGCTGGGAAAACGCAAATATCGACATGGGCGCCAACCCTGAGCTCGATGGACAGATTTCACTTTATACCGGCTACGATGGTGCCGGCGGCATTCTGACCCCAAACACCGCTGTGACTTATTTGATCTCCTTTGTTAACACCGAGACCCAAGGGCCGGCTGTCTGGGAAATTCCACCGGGAAAAACCGCCGGTTATGTCGGTGATTTTTGGCAACGTCCGGTGTTGGATGTTGGCGTGGCTGGCAAAGACAGAGGGAAAGGTATCAAGTTGCTGATTGTTGGTCCTGACCAAGAAGTACCCGAACATGACGATAGTTATACCGTTGTTCGCAGTCCAACCAATGTGGTCTGGTTGGGAACCCGCAATATGGAACCTTTCGGGCCTGGGCACGATAAGGTCACCGCAGGCTTTGATTCTTACCCATTCAATAAACCAGAACTTGCGGGGCGCAAGAAGTTAAGTAAACCAAAAGACGCCTTCAATCTATATCAACCGCATGGTATGGAATTTTGGAAAAACCTGAATACGATTATTCAGCGCGAGAAGATGCTTGACAGAGATCAGTTCTTTTATGGCATGTTGAAAAACCTTGGCATAGAGAAAGGTAAACCGTTCAATCCTTCACCAGAGCAACAAGAACTACTGATTGAAGCAGAGCGTGTTGGTTATATGATGTCTATTAACAATACTTTCCAAAAGCGTTTTGAAGGTTCTCGTTACTATGACGACAAACGCTGGTTTACAATCATAGTGATGTCACCAGATCAAGTTGATGAAACGCATGGTCAGATGTTTGAGCGTGCTTCTTACTTCCATGAAGCACTAGGTTCCACCTATGCTATGAAGGTGACTGAGCCTGGCCCAGGTAGTGCTTATTTAGGGCAGTACGAATCACCTGAAGGTGGGGGCTTTGATGGCGCGAAAACGTATAAGTTAGTAGTACCGGCAGATGTACCAGCTGATCAATTCTGGGCGATGACGGTTTACAACAGTCATTCGCGTACCCTGATTAGAAACGAGAAAAAGCAGGCAGAAATCAACTCAGCTCTGCATGAGCTAACTGTAAATGACGACGGCAGCACCACCATTTACATTGGCCCTGCAGCACCGGAAGGTTTTGAGAATAACTGGATTCAAACCAAAGAAGGGCAAACTTGGTTTAGCTATTTCCGTTTCTATGGGCCGAGCATGCCTTACTTCGATAAAAGCTGGCAGCTAAATGATATTGAGTTGGTGGAGTGA
- a CDS encoding alpha/beta fold hydrolase yields the protein MNIKRDLQLLLQEARYLPYLGLSNPGDLNADRPRDLGRRNRTQLARAVDIAKLVSLGDSLSSGLQLEDVYYINHDRHANAGEKWMFINGIMTDRHTAYNNGAALNQMLGRPIYVFHNPTHGISRDLAECIFARTFDHYSAIATSIFRHLAAYLSAGERVRIVAHSQGGIIASTLLKLMADRGWCLDQGALEIFTIAGAQDEWPHIPNVYAEHFANERDFVARIGVIAFSEEMQSPVHTRPDATGHLLNDHYLGALARGDYCGGKSKLFGYLNRESPVAEKVETLVGVPECRLADAPEGIGSEDHSHFL from the coding sequence ATGAACATCAAAAGGGACCTGCAACTACTGTTGCAAGAAGCCAGGTATCTGCCGTATCTCGGATTATCCAATCCGGGCGATCTGAATGCCGACCGGCCGCGGGATCTGGGGCGGCGAAACCGCACCCAACTTGCCCGGGCCGTGGATATCGCCAAGCTGGTCAGCCTGGGGGACAGCCTGAGCAGTGGCTTGCAGCTTGAGGATGTCTACTACATCAACCACGACCGCCATGCCAATGCCGGGGAAAAATGGATGTTTATCAACGGTATCATGACAGACCGCCATACCGCTTATAACAACGGTGCGGCACTGAATCAGATGCTGGGCCGCCCCATTTATGTCTTTCACAACCCGACCCACGGCATCAGCCGTGACCTCGCCGAGTGTATTTTTGCCCGCACCTTTGACCATTACTCAGCAATTGCCACCAGCATCTTCAGGCATCTCGCGGCTTACCTGAGCGCCGGTGAAAGGGTCCGCATTGTGGCCCACAGTCAGGGCGGCATTATTGCCAGTACGCTTCTGAAACTGATGGCCGACAGAGGTTGGTGTCTTGATCAGGGCGCTCTGGAAATCTTTACGATCGCCGGTGCGCAGGATGAATGGCCGCACATCCCGAACGTGTACGCCGAGCATTTTGCCAACGAGCGCGATTTCGTCGCCCGCATAGGGGTGATTGCTTTTTCGGAGGAAATGCAGAGCCCTGTTCACACCCGGCCTGATGCGACGGGCCACCTGTTAAATGACCATTATCTGGGCGCCCTGGCCCGAGGTGATTATTGTGGTGGCAAAAGTAAACTCTTCGGTTATCTGAACAGAGAATCCCCGGTTGCTGAGAAAGTCGAAACGTTAGTGGGTGTTCCAGAATGTCGACTGGCCGATGCACCCGAGGGAATCGGATCTGAAGACCACAGCCACTTTTTATGA